A window of Gambusia affinis linkage group LG03, SWU_Gaff_1.0, whole genome shotgun sequence contains these coding sequences:
- the zgc:110329 gene encoding tetraspanin-15 isoform X1 — translation MPSYSEVRKSNHFYYFIKFTLNVYSMLFSLMGLCVLCVGVYAEVERQKNRTLEGLFLAPAVVLILLGLVMFTVSVVGMVGSLRDNKTLLHMFLCVLCVLLLLQALTLAMALIFEKKTVALFQSTIREGIKHYYDDLDFKNILDYVQQKFSCCGGDEYKDWGVNQYHFCNGTGPLACGVPYTCCVRKLGEVINTFCGYSTLNEEFHFRSSTFFLLSPALGSGHQRATLQEVIHVRGCIHAVNLWMSDNIGITVALCCAIGLPQLLGILLSCVFWNLLVDMSESADMVDFKLKKSEFEYSELDLAGAGWCLCLPRDGGYLPVPASEPELDPIDIHLEKLKKQPPRTHAQLRELQQSRSASGLDEVDVGRRQKRDH, via the exons ATGCCGTCCTACTCAGAAGTGAGAAAAAGCAACCACTTCTACTATTTCATCAAGTTCACACTAAATGTCTACTCAATGCTTTTCTCG CTCATGGGCCTGTGCGTGTTGTGTGTGGGAGTATATGCGGAAGTGGAGAGGCAGAAGAATCGGACCCTGGAGGGTCTCTTCCTGGCTCCCGCCGTGGTGCTCATCCTGCTGGGCCTGGTGATGTTCACCGTGTCCGTGGTGGGAATGGTCGGATCCCTCAGGGACAACAAGACCCTGCTGCACATG TTTCTCTGTGTTCTGTGtgtgctgctgctcctccaggcATTGACACTCGCCATGGCTCTCATCTTTGAAAAGAAG ACAGTTGCGTTGTTTCAGAGCACCATACGGGAAGGAATTAAACACTACTACGACGATCTGGACTTCAAAAATATCTTGGACTATGTCCAGCAAAAG ttttcctGTTGTGGAGGGGATGAATATAAGGACTGGGGAGTCAATCAGTACCATTTCTGCAACGGTACTGGTCCACTGGCCTGCGGGGTTCCGTACACCTGCTGTGTTCGCAAG CTGGGAGAAGTTATCAACACCTTTTGTGGCTACAGCACTCTGAATGAAGAG TTTCACTTTAGAAGTTCTACTTTCTTCCTACTTTCTCCCGCTCTGGGCTCTGGCCATCAGCGCGCAACCCTGCAGGAGGTGATCCATGTGCGCGGCTGCATCCATGCAGTCAACCTCTGGATGAGTGACAACATTGGAATAACCGTCGCCCTCTGCTGCGCCATCGGGCTGCCACAG CTGCTGGGCATCCTCCTGAGCTGCGTCTTCTGGAACCTGCTGGTGGACATGAGCGAGTCGGCCGACATGGTGGACTTCAAGCTGAAGAAGTCCGAGTTCGAGTACAGCGAGCTGGACCTGGCGGGTGCCGGCTGGTGCCTGTGCCTTCCCAGGGACGGCGGCTACCTGCCTGTGCCGGCGTCCGAGCCTGAGCTCGACCCCATTGACATTCACCTGGAGAAGCTGAAGAAGCAGCCGCCCCGGACCCACGCCCAgctcagagagctgcagcagtcCCGGTCGGCCAGCGGCCTGGATGAGGTCGACGTGGGCCGGCGGCAGAAACGGGACCACTGA
- the zgc:110329 gene encoding tetraspanin-15 isoform X2 yields MPSYSEVRKSNHFYYFIKFTLNVYSMLFSLMGLCVLCVGVYAEVERQKNRTLEGLFLAPAVVLILLGLVMFTVSVVGMVGSLRDNKTLLHMFLCVLCVLLLLQALTLAMALIFEKKTVALFQSTIREGIKHYYDDLDFKNILDYVQQKFSCCGGDEYKDWGVNQYHFCNGTGPLACGVPYTCCVRKLGEVINTFCGYSTLNEERATLQEVIHVRGCIHAVNLWMSDNIGITVALCCAIGLPQLLGILLSCVFWNLLVDMSESADMVDFKLKKSEFEYSELDLAGAGWCLCLPRDGGYLPVPASEPELDPIDIHLEKLKKQPPRTHAQLRELQQSRSASGLDEVDVGRRQKRDH; encoded by the exons ATGCCGTCCTACTCAGAAGTGAGAAAAAGCAACCACTTCTACTATTTCATCAAGTTCACACTAAATGTCTACTCAATGCTTTTCTCG CTCATGGGCCTGTGCGTGTTGTGTGTGGGAGTATATGCGGAAGTGGAGAGGCAGAAGAATCGGACCCTGGAGGGTCTCTTCCTGGCTCCCGCCGTGGTGCTCATCCTGCTGGGCCTGGTGATGTTCACCGTGTCCGTGGTGGGAATGGTCGGATCCCTCAGGGACAACAAGACCCTGCTGCACATG TTTCTCTGTGTTCTGTGtgtgctgctgctcctccaggcATTGACACTCGCCATGGCTCTCATCTTTGAAAAGAAG ACAGTTGCGTTGTTTCAGAGCACCATACGGGAAGGAATTAAACACTACTACGACGATCTGGACTTCAAAAATATCTTGGACTATGTCCAGCAAAAG ttttcctGTTGTGGAGGGGATGAATATAAGGACTGGGGAGTCAATCAGTACCATTTCTGCAACGGTACTGGTCCACTGGCCTGCGGGGTTCCGTACACCTGCTGTGTTCGCAAG CTGGGAGAAGTTATCAACACCTTTTGTGGCTACAGCACTCTGAATGAAGAG CGCGCAACCCTGCAGGAGGTGATCCATGTGCGCGGCTGCATCCATGCAGTCAACCTCTGGATGAGTGACAACATTGGAATAACCGTCGCCCTCTGCTGCGCCATCGGGCTGCCACAG CTGCTGGGCATCCTCCTGAGCTGCGTCTTCTGGAACCTGCTGGTGGACATGAGCGAGTCGGCCGACATGGTGGACTTCAAGCTGAAGAAGTCCGAGTTCGAGTACAGCGAGCTGGACCTGGCGGGTGCCGGCTGGTGCCTGTGCCTTCCCAGGGACGGCGGCTACCTGCCTGTGCCGGCGTCCGAGCCTGAGCTCGACCCCATTGACATTCACCTGGAGAAGCTGAAGAAGCAGCCGCCCCGGACCCACGCCCAgctcagagagctgcagcagtcCCGGTCGGCCAGCGGCCTGGATGAGGTCGACGTGGGCCGGCGGCAGAAACGGGACCACTGA